The genomic segment TCTCAAGGAAACTATGCACTGTAAGAAGAATTTGAGCTGTTTGCTCAGCTCCACTTCCAGTAATCTTATAGGATTGTCCCGGTACGACGAAGTGCTTCGCTACATTTACCACTCCACCTTCCTTGAGCCCTTCCCGTAGTTCATTCAGTTCTTCTTGTTCATGGGCAAAGCCAATGGTTACGGTCCAAGGACTTTGACTCACGATCTGCGTCTCCCAACCCAGCTGTTCCAAATGACTCTTTTCTAATATCGCATTTTCTTCCGCTTTAAAAACGCCCACTTGACATGTCCAATAATTAAGTTCAGCCAGCGTGACCTGGGCCTCCGGTGCTGAAGTCGATTCAGTTGCCGACTGTGAAACGTTCGTTTTTGCTTCTGTGATCATTCTAATATAAGTATTGCCAAGATAACCTGTCATCCATACAAGTATACCCATTCCAATTAGAACGAGTCCCCAAGCCTTCCAGCGAACTCTCGCCCTCATGCCCCTTCCTCCTATCCAAACCCAACTCAACTCAACGCTAATCGTATGTTGGACAACTTCTTCTTAATCAATCTATGCTCTGGAAAAAGGGATCAGACCTGAATAAAGAAAAACTCCGCACCACTTTTAATCGTAGTGCGGAAGGAATTAGCATCCTATATATTTGTCATCATATCACGAGAGAAATTAATTTAAATACCATTGCTGCCAGCAAAGCGGAACTGGGAATCGTGACAACCCAGGCGGTAAGCATTTGCTGCGCAACCCCCCACCGAACAGCCGAAACCCGTTTGGCACTTCCAACTCCCATGATAGCACCAGAAACAACATGAGTTGTCGAAACCGGAAGGTGTAAACCTGGAAAAGCTGTCGCTACCCAAATAACAACGGAAGCACTTAACTCCGCAGCAAAACCATTGATCGGCTCAAGTTTAAAAATTTTGCCACCCATTGTCTTAATGATTCGCCATCCTCCGGTTGAAGTTCCCGCTGCCATAGCTAAAGCGCAGCCAATCTTAACCCAAAGCGGTGGATTCAAGTTTGTTGAAGCTTGCATTCCAGCAGCAATAAGGGCCAAGGTGATAATTCCCATCGATTTCTGAGCATCATTCGAACCATGGTTAAACGAAAGAATGGCAGCTGAGAGAATTTGCAATTTATGAAAACCATGATTAACTTTCGAAGGAGATGCATTACGGAACGTAAAAAAGAGAATTTTCATCACGATAAAACCGATAATAATACCTAAAACTGGAGAGATAAGAAGAGCCGCCACAATTTTTGTTAGACCGTTCCAATGTAAAATACTGAATCCTGCATGGGCAATCGCAGCTCCCATCATCCCACCGATGATGGCATGAGATGAACTACTTGGGATTCCGAAGTACCACGTCACCAAATTCCATGCAATCGCTCCTATCAATGCGGCAATGACAACCTCTGAAGTTGCAAATTCAGGAGAAACAATATCTTTAGCGATGGTTTGTGCTACCCCCGTACTCACAAGTGCCCCTAAAAGATTAAGACCTGCAGACATGATAATCGCTCGTTTCGGGCTTAAGGCCCGAGTCGAGATAACCGTAGCAACTGCATTAGCTGTATCATGAAACCCATTAATAAAATCAAAGGCCAGAGCACAAAAGACGACGAGAACGAGCAAAGCACCGGTACTAATCATATTTCAGAACAACTCCTTTAAGGAGATCGGCAATCGTTTCGCAATGGTCGAGCGTGTTTTCCACATGCTCAAGAATTTCTTTCCACTTAATAATTTCAATAGGATCTTTTTCACATTCGAATAAACGAGCCACTTCATGTCGATAAAGTTTATCGCCCGCGCTTTCCAATTGGTAGATTTTTTCTGTAGCGGCCAAGATTTCGGATTTTTTAAAATGAATGTTATTCAGACAAAGAAAAGCTTTCTTGATTTCCTTAGAAGCTAATACAATGTTGTGTACAATTTCCTGAGTGGCAATGGAAGGTTTTTGTGTTTTGTAGAGCGTCATCCGTTCTACCGCACCCTGAGAATGATCGACCACATCGTCTAACACCTGTGCTAGGGTGTAGATATCTTCACGATCGAGTGGCGTAATGAAGGTCGAATTAAGCCGATCAACAATCTCAGTGGTAATATCATCGGCTTTGTGTTCCAATTCATGAACCGCTTCGGCATCTTCTTCTGAAACAGAGTCTTGAGTAAATAAGGTT from the Desulfitobacterium metallireducens DSM 15288 genome contains:
- a CDS encoding SPOR domain-containing protein, with the protein product MRARVRWKAWGLVLIGMGILVWMTGYLGNTYIRMITEAKTNVSQSATESTSAPEAQVTLAELNYWTCQVGVFKAEENAILEKSHLEQLGWETQIVSQSPWTVTIGFAHEQEELNELREGLKEGGVVNVAKHFVVPGQSYKITGSGAEQTAQILLTVHSFLETTPDQRGDTLSLLENAMTTSWPKKLEDLQQATAYVLKAEQTLDTNSKRLATLRLLDKYQNTLNELKK
- a CDS encoding inorganic phosphate transporter, whose amino-acid sequence is MISTGALLVLVVFCALAFDFINGFHDTANAVATVISTRALSPKRAIIMSAGLNLLGALVSTGVAQTIAKDIVSPEFATSEVVIAALIGAIAWNLVTWYFGIPSSSSHAIIGGMMGAAIAHAGFSILHWNGLTKIVAALLISPVLGIIIGFIVMKILFFTFRNASPSKVNHGFHKLQILSAAILSFNHGSNDAQKSMGIITLALIAAGMQASTNLNPPLWVKIGCALAMAAGTSTGGWRIIKTMGGKIFKLEPINGFAAELSASVVIWVATAFPGLHLPVSTTHVVSGAIMGVGSAKRVSAVRWGVAQQMLTAWVVTIPSSALLAAMVFKLISLVI
- a CDS encoding DUF47 domain-containing protein codes for the protein MLGIPTKEDKFFALFRQCTDVVCEATEKLETLFTQDSVSEEDAEAVHELEHKADDITTEIVDRLNSTFITPLDREDIYTLAQVLDDVVDHSQGAVERMTLYKTQKPSIATQEIVHNIVLASKEIKKAFLCLNNIHFKKSEILAATEKIYQLESAGDKLYRHEVARLFECEKDPIEIIKWKEILEHVENTLDHCETIADLLKGVVLKYD